A genomic stretch from Bradyrhizobium quebecense includes:
- a CDS encoding cytochrome P450 produces the protein MTSTVPVVTDIAYQDLLDDPYPIFRRLGELAPAVFVEPARLTLVTRFDDIVRIERDPATYSADNPTSLVNKVMGPTFMRKDGAEHAIGRKAIEPSFRPATIKEYWAPKFTAIAQELIDDLSAADEPDLFSALAAPMASRSLMTMIGFRAMPWQILADWSQALIDGAGNYTADAGIERKAMQASADVDAAIDAVLDDHRSHPNPSILSSMVNADPPMPIEGIRANIKVIIGGGLNEPRDAILTLVLGLLQNPAQKDSVLAQPELWPAALEEAVRWISPIGMYPRRVTRDVDLSGTTLPEGLQIGLCVGAANRDGNRFAEPDRFDVTRPKQSHLAFGAGPHFCAGTWVSRLTVGKIVVPMLFARLPNLRLRAEAPPVVRGWVFRGPVTLPVRWDA, from the coding sequence ATGACCAGCACTGTGCCCGTCGTCACCGACATCGCGTATCAGGATCTGCTCGACGACCCCTATCCGATCTTCCGCCGCCTGGGCGAGCTGGCGCCGGCGGTGTTCGTCGAGCCCGCGAGGCTGACGCTGGTGACGCGGTTCGACGACATCGTGCGGATCGAGCGCGATCCCGCGACCTACTCGGCCGACAATCCCACCTCGCTGGTCAACAAGGTGATGGGGCCGACCTTCATGCGCAAGGACGGCGCCGAGCACGCGATCGGCCGCAAGGCGATCGAGCCCTCGTTCCGCCCGGCCACGATCAAGGAGTATTGGGCGCCGAAATTCACCGCGATCGCGCAAGAGCTGATCGATGACCTGTCCGCTGCCGATGAGCCCGATCTGTTCTCAGCGCTCGCCGCGCCGATGGCTTCGCGCAGCCTGATGACGATGATCGGCTTTCGCGCGATGCCGTGGCAGATCCTGGCCGACTGGTCGCAGGCGCTGATCGACGGCGCGGGCAATTACACAGCCGATGCCGGGATCGAGCGCAAGGCGATGCAGGCGAGCGCCGATGTCGACGCCGCGATCGACGCGGTGCTCGACGATCACCGCAGCCACCCCAATCCCTCGATCCTGTCCTCGATGGTCAACGCCGATCCGCCGATGCCGATCGAGGGCATCCGCGCCAACATCAAGGTGATCATCGGCGGCGGACTGAACGAGCCGCGCGATGCGATCCTGACCCTCGTGCTCGGTCTCCTGCAAAACCCGGCGCAGAAGGACAGCGTGCTGGCGCAGCCGGAACTATGGCCAGCTGCGCTCGAGGAAGCGGTGCGCTGGATCTCGCCGATCGGTATGTATCCGCGCCGCGTCACCCGCGATGTCGATCTTTCCGGCACCACGCTGCCTGAGGGCCTTCAGATCGGGCTCTGCGTCGGCGCGGCGAACCGCGACGGCAATCGCTTCGCCGAGCCCGATCGTTTTGACGTGACGCGACCGAAGCAATCGCATCTGGCGTTCGGCGCCGGACCGCATTTCTGTGCCGGCACCTGGGTGTCGCGGCTCACCGTCGGCAAGATCGTGGTGCCGATGCTGTTCGCGCGCTTGCCCAATTTGCGCCTCCGCGCGGAGGCGCCGCCTGTCGTCCGCGGCTGGGTGTTCCGCGGACCGGTGACGCTGCCGGTGCGATGGGATGCGTGA
- a CDS encoding LysR family transcriptional regulator, with amino-acid sequence MAANSSIDPIDIGTLRTLVLVYDLQSFSAAAKRLDVNQSTISYAVERLRGALGDPLFVRNGNGVMATERCAALVSWARDMIGEIDGLASPVEFDPATAQGSVTISCNYHERQTLIPQFSARLRAGAPRVRLVLLDAAGHGDVHLKQNQCDIVLGPVGVVGESFFRRHILTDYYVCVMDPANPLARGRIALSAYAKAEHVFITHSGEWQPLYLEALKAREIEIEPAVSLPNHDSLERIVAGTRLVATIPHHLARAIRGGLHVASLPFRGPISIDMYWSARTAKSGLHKWARGLLAEVAKACAA; translated from the coding sequence GTGGCGGCCAATTCCTCGATCGATCCGATCGACATCGGGACCTTGCGGACGCTTGTGCTGGTCTACGACCTGCAGTCGTTCTCGGCGGCTGCCAAGCGGCTCGACGTCAACCAGTCCACCATCAGCTATGCGGTCGAGCGGCTGCGCGGCGCGCTCGGTGATCCCTTGTTCGTCCGCAACGGCAATGGCGTGATGGCGACCGAGCGCTGCGCGGCGCTGGTCAGCTGGGCGCGGGACATGATCGGCGAGATCGATGGGCTCGCCTCACCGGTCGAATTCGATCCGGCGACGGCGCAGGGCAGCGTGACGATCTCCTGCAACTATCACGAACGCCAGACCCTGATCCCGCAATTCAGTGCGCGGCTACGTGCCGGCGCGCCGCGGGTCCGCCTCGTGCTGCTCGACGCCGCGGGCCATGGCGACGTCCATCTCAAGCAGAACCAGTGCGACATCGTGCTCGGTCCGGTCGGGGTCGTCGGCGAAAGCTTCTTCCGGCGCCATATCCTCACCGATTACTATGTCTGCGTGATGGATCCGGCCAATCCGCTGGCGCGCGGCCGGATCGCATTATCGGCCTACGCCAAGGCCGAACACGTCTTCATCACCCATAGCGGCGAGTGGCAGCCGCTTTATCTCGAGGCGCTCAAGGCGAGGGAGATCGAGATCGAGCCCGCGGTCAGCCTTCCGAACCACGACAGTCTGGAGCGCATCGTCGCCGGCACAAGGCTCGTTGCGACGATCCCGCATCACCTGGCGCGGGCGATACGCGGCGGCCTGCACGTCGCGTCGCTGCCGTTCCGGGGGCCGATCTCGATCGACATGTATTGGAGCGCCCGGACGGCCAAGTCCGGCCTGCACAAATGGGCGCGCGGTCTGCTGGCGGAGGTCGCCAAGGCTTGCGCGGCTTGA
- a CDS encoding inorganic phosphate transporter → MSDMALPGSIEPALKKGPDLDKGFHPLTGVIYLGVVAAALLFVAYSIYVDVDATGTRITSFLPYILLFVALLIALGFEFVNGFHDTANAVATVIYTRSLPAHVAVVWSGIFNLIGVLLSSGAVAFGIVSLLPVELILQVGSSAGFAMVFALLIAAIIWNLGTWWLGLPASSSHTLIGSIMGVGITNALLRGRDGTSGVDWSQATNIAKALLLSPLFGFALAAGLLYILKIVLARATPALFGEPVGNQPPPWWIRGILILTCTLVSFFHGSNDGQKGMGLIMLILIGTVPTAYALNRALPASQIEQFAAHSTSASKVIEGKAAGYNVIGNPRPAVTNYVAQHQINEGTYPSLAMLVRDIGQQVAQYGSLAKFPADAVGNTRNDMYLASEAIRFLMKDKEAELTAAEVATLNEYKGSLDSATKFIPSWVKFAVAIALGLGTMVGWKRIVVTVGEKIGKTHLTYAQGACAEITAAATIAAADGYGLPVSTTHVLSSGIAGTMAANGSGLQWSTIRNIAMAWMLTLPAAMIISGCLYYVFYHVF, encoded by the coding sequence ATGAGCGATATGGCGTTACCCGGCTCGATCGAGCCCGCCCTGAAAAAGGGACCGGACCTCGACAAGGGCTTTCATCCTCTGACCGGCGTCATCTATTTGGGCGTGGTTGCGGCCGCGCTGCTGTTTGTTGCCTACAGCATCTATGTCGACGTCGACGCCACCGGTACGCGCATCACCTCGTTCCTGCCCTACATCCTGCTGTTCGTCGCGCTGCTGATCGCGCTCGGCTTCGAATTCGTCAACGGCTTCCACGACACCGCCAACGCGGTCGCCACCGTGATCTACACCCGCTCGCTGCCGGCGCATGTCGCCGTGGTCTGGTCGGGCATCTTCAACCTGATCGGCGTGCTGCTCTCGAGCGGCGCCGTCGCGTTCGGCATCGTGTCGCTGCTTCCGGTCGAACTGATCCTGCAGGTCGGCTCCAGCGCCGGCTTTGCGATGGTGTTCGCGCTGCTGATCGCCGCCATCATCTGGAATCTCGGCACCTGGTGGCTCGGCTTGCCGGCCTCGAGCTCGCACACCCTGATCGGCTCGATCATGGGCGTCGGCATCACCAACGCGCTGCTGCGAGGCCGCGACGGCACCTCCGGTGTTGACTGGTCGCAGGCGACCAACATCGCCAAGGCGCTGCTGCTGTCGCCGCTGTTCGGCTTCGCGCTCGCCGCCGGCCTGCTCTACATCCTCAAGATCGTGCTGGCGCGCGCGACGCCGGCGCTGTTCGGCGAGCCGGTCGGCAACCAGCCGCCGCCGTGGTGGATCCGCGGCATCCTGATCCTGACCTGCACGCTGGTCAGCTTCTTCCACGGCTCGAACGACGGTCAGAAGGGCATGGGCCTGATCATGCTGATCCTGATCGGCACCGTGCCGACCGCCTACGCGCTGAACCGCGCGCTGCCCGCGAGCCAGATCGAGCAGTTCGCCGCGCATTCCACCTCGGCCAGCAAGGTCATCGAAGGCAAGGCCGCCGGTTACAATGTGATCGGCAATCCGCGCCCGGCCGTGACCAACTATGTCGCGCAGCACCAGATCAACGAAGGCACCTATCCGTCGCTCGCGATGCTGGTGCGTGACATCGGCCAGCAGGTTGCCCAGTATGGCTCGCTGGCCAAGTTCCCGGCCGACGCGGTCGGCAACACCCGTAACGACATGTACCTGGCGTCCGAGGCGATCCGCTTCCTGATGAAGGACAAGGAAGCCGAGCTGACTGCCGCCGAGGTCGCCACGCTGAACGAGTACAAGGGCTCGCTCGACAGCGCGACAAAGTTCATCCCGAGCTGGGTGAAGTTCGCCGTCGCCATCGCGCTCGGCCTCGGCACCATGGTCGGCTGGAAGCGGATCGTCGTCACCGTCGGCGAGAAGATCGGCAAGACCCACCTGACCTACGCGCAGGGCGCCTGCGCCGAGATCACGGCGGCCGCGACGATTGCGGCGGCCGACGGCTACGGCCTGCCGGTCTCGACCACACACGTGCTGTCGTCAGGCATTGCCGGCACCATGGCCGCCAACGGCTCCGGCCTGCAATGGTCGACGATCCGCAATATCGCGATGGCCTGGATGCTGACCCTGCCCGCCGCGATGATCATCTCGGGCTGTCTGTACTACGTGTTCTACCACGTGTTCTGA
- a CDS encoding UdgX family uracil-DNA binding protein (This protein belongs to the uracil DNA glycosylase superfamily, members of which act in excision repair of DNA. However, it belongs more specifically to UdgX branch, whose founding member was found to bind uracil in DNA (where it does not belong), without cleaving it, appears to promote DNA repair by a pathway involving RecA, rather than base excision.): MRIIVLDNDTDFEGWRKAARRLALNDVKPAEVTWTVRKDDELSSASCVNDLPDAPQARFNVTAIFVELAKAAILHRNDERFALLYRLLWRLRSHHDLLSATDDPDVAEVHAMARAVYGDIDRMHAQLRFREIGRERTAHYVAWFEPEHRIVELAAPFFAGRFADMPWSILTPDVCAHWDGHAISISPGIAKSEVPSEDRLEEAWRRHDNGLFNPARLKVMEMPQAYWRNLPEDSIIKPLIEDAMRMTSGPFIARKAAAPLKPQDEPMARKQARDKQVKDKQIQDKQAHDTIAALREEAADCRACPLWKDATQTVFGEGPQDASLMLVGEQPGDKEDLAGHPFVGPAGQMLDRALENAGIARAKVYITNAVKHFKFVPRGKIRLHQKPGTPEIRACRQWYARELDAIRPELVVALGATAAQSVLGKITPINKNRGRLIDHDGTKVLVTVHPSYLLRLPDEKARALEYQRFVDDLKIAADQLRNPARAA; this comes from the coding sequence ATGCGTATCATCGTGCTCGACAACGACACCGATTTCGAGGGCTGGCGCAAGGCCGCGCGGCGATTGGCGCTGAATGATGTGAAGCCTGCGGAGGTCACGTGGACCGTACGCAAGGACGACGAACTGTCGTCAGCCTCCTGCGTGAATGACTTGCCCGATGCGCCACAGGCGCGGTTCAACGTGACAGCCATATTCGTCGAGCTTGCAAAGGCCGCGATCCTGCATCGCAACGACGAGCGCTTCGCCCTGCTCTATCGCCTGCTGTGGCGGCTGCGCAGCCATCACGATCTGCTCAGCGCAACTGATGATCCTGACGTCGCCGAGGTCCACGCGATGGCGCGCGCGGTCTATGGCGACATCGACAGGATGCACGCACAGCTCCGCTTCCGCGAGATCGGCCGCGAGCGGACGGCGCATTACGTCGCCTGGTTCGAGCCGGAGCATCGCATCGTCGAGCTCGCCGCACCTTTCTTCGCCGGCCGCTTCGCCGACATGCCGTGGTCGATCCTGACTCCCGACGTCTGCGCGCATTGGGACGGGCACGCGATCTCGATCTCGCCGGGCATCGCCAAATCCGAGGTGCCGAGCGAGGATCGGCTCGAGGAGGCTTGGCGGCGTCATGACAACGGCCTCTTCAATCCCGCACGGCTGAAAGTGATGGAGATGCCGCAGGCCTATTGGAGGAACCTGCCCGAGGACTCGATCATTAAGCCGCTGATCGAAGACGCCATGCGCATGACCAGCGGCCCCTTCATTGCACGCAAGGCGGCCGCGCCGCTGAAGCCGCAGGATGAGCCGATGGCCCGCAAGCAAGCCCGAGACAAACAAGTCAAAGACAAGCAGATCCAAGACAAACAAGCTCACGACACGATCGCTGCCTTGCGCGAAGAGGCCGCCGATTGCCGCGCCTGCCCGCTATGGAAGGACGCAACCCAGACCGTGTTCGGAGAAGGGCCACAAGACGCGTCGCTGATGCTGGTCGGCGAGCAGCCCGGCGACAAGGAAGATCTCGCAGGCCATCCCTTTGTCGGACCGGCCGGGCAGATGCTCGATCGCGCGCTTGAGAACGCCGGCATCGCGCGCGCCAAGGTCTACATCACCAACGCGGTGAAGCACTTCAAATTCGTGCCGCGCGGCAAGATCCGGCTGCACCAGAAGCCGGGCACGCCGGAGATCCGCGCCTGCCGCCAGTGGTACGCACGCGAGCTTGACGCCATCAGGCCGGAACTCGTGGTGGCGCTCGGCGCCACCGCAGCGCAGAGCGTGCTCGGCAAGATCACCCCGATCAACAAGAACCGCGGCCGCCTGATCGATCACGACGGAACCAAGGTGCTCGTCACCGTACACCCGTCCTACCTGTTGCGGCTGCCCGACGAGAAAGCCAGAGCGCTGGAATATCAGCGTTTTGTCGACGATCTGAAAATTGCCGCAGATCAGTTGCGCAATCCGGCCCGCGCGGCCTGA
- a CDS encoding ImuA family protein, producing the protein MNGARTGTLASLRGSIARIEAPSEAAMPNRIALGHTSADAMLRGGLAPAALHEVFAAGHQGGAATGFIAGLAGRVSARKPLVWVRQDFSDRENGALSMRGLAELGLDPRLLVTVRAADVDSGLRTAADALACDALGAVVLEIWGHARQLDLVASRKLTLAAQASGVTALVLRIAATAIPSTAETRWIVRAAHSPPGNAACAWGAPRFEAELVRNRHGPVGRWIMEWKCDECQFSEPSAYPQPVAATPAHRPHQAQARAVRLAS; encoded by the coding sequence ATGAATGGCGCACGCACGGGTACGCTTGCGTCTCTGCGCGGCAGCATCGCGCGCATCGAGGCGCCATCGGAGGCGGCGATGCCGAATCGCATCGCGCTTGGACACACGAGCGCGGACGCGATGCTGCGCGGCGGGCTTGCACCGGCCGCGCTGCACGAGGTGTTCGCGGCCGGCCATCAAGGCGGCGCGGCGACCGGCTTCATCGCCGGGCTCGCCGGGCGGGTGTCAGCGCGCAAGCCGCTGGTCTGGGTGCGGCAGGATTTTTCCGATCGCGAAAACGGCGCGCTATCGATGCGCGGGCTCGCCGAACTCGGCCTCGATCCGCGCCTCTTGGTCACCGTGCGTGCCGCCGATGTCGACAGCGGCCTGCGCACCGCGGCCGACGCGCTCGCCTGCGATGCGCTCGGCGCGGTCGTGCTCGAGATCTGGGGCCATGCGCGCCAGCTCGATCTCGTCGCCAGCCGCAAACTGACCTTGGCTGCGCAAGCCTCCGGCGTCACCGCGCTGGTGCTGCGGATCGCAGCGACGGCGATCCCCTCGACCGCGGAGACGCGCTGGATCGTGCGCGCGGCGCATTCGCCGCCCGGCAATGCGGCTTGCGCCTGGGGCGCGCCGCGCTTCGAGGCCGAACTCGTGCGCAACCGTCATGGCCCGGTCGGGCGATGGATCATGGAATGGAAATGTGATGAGTGCCAATTCAGTGAACCGTCGGCGTATCCTCAGCCTGTGGCTGCCACGCCTGCCCATCGACCGCATCAAGCGCAAGCTCGCGCAGTCCGTCTCGCAAGCTGA
- a CDS encoding Y-family DNA polymerase, producing the protein MSANSVNRRRILSLWLPRLPIDRIKRKLAQSVSQADAREVVGLPLPLAGEGWGGGLATSPAEERAPTRIASRDAIRPPPQAGEAKKELRFLLQATTVQKLPSIVVAKDRNAILLHAIDEAAVRAGLSIGLPLANARAICPELTVYDADPAADLKTLNDIADWCDRFTPLVALDPPYGLFLDITGCAHLFGGERALLQIVINALSRRGFAVSAAIAGTSIAARTLTRYASGQIIADGAEAEAVGPLPVSALGADPAVTTGLRRAGLKTIGDVASRAPHEISARFGADFTTLLGHALGQGDAPISPRKPLPDYIVEKRFPEPIATDTVIALTLSSLAKTLVAAMDKQGKGARQLEASFFRTDGAVRAIMVETGRPVTRPEMIDRLFRERLDALNDPLDPGFGFDLIRLAAGRTEIVVQQQRDLDTTVHGNDEISALIDRIAARIGGKRVVVHLPLESHIPERAALVLPAQHHLAAASAAAWPDRVAGEPPLRPLRLFERPEPIKVPFASVPDGPPHQFTWRRALHAVVRVEGPERIAMEWWKQDGAALTRDYFRVEDAEGQRFWIFRDGLYESELRDEAGEPVPANWYVHGLFA; encoded by the coding sequence ATGAGTGCCAATTCAGTGAACCGTCGGCGTATCCTCAGCCTGTGGCTGCCACGCCTGCCCATCGACCGCATCAAGCGCAAGCTCGCGCAGTCCGTCTCGCAAGCTGATGCACGGGAGGTCGTAGGGCTCCCTCTCCCGCTTGCGGGGGAGGGCTGGGGTGGGGGTCTCGCCACGAGTCCCGCTGAGGAGAGAGCCCCCACCCGGATCGCATCTCGCGATGCGATCCGGCCTCCCCCGCAAGCGGGAGAGGCGAAGAAAGAACTTCGCTTTCTGCTGCAAGCGACAACAGTGCAAAAACTCCCCAGCATCGTGGTCGCAAAGGACCGCAACGCGATCCTGCTGCACGCGATCGACGAAGCGGCGGTGCGCGCCGGGCTGTCGATCGGGCTGCCGCTCGCCAATGCGCGGGCGATCTGCCCGGAGCTCACGGTCTACGACGCCGATCCCGCCGCCGATCTGAAGACGCTGAACGACATTGCCGACTGGTGCGACCGTTTCACGCCGCTGGTCGCGCTCGATCCGCCTTACGGGCTGTTCCTCGACATCACCGGCTGCGCGCATCTGTTCGGCGGCGAGCGCGCGCTGCTGCAGATCGTCATCAATGCGCTGAGCCGGCGCGGCTTTGCCGTCAGCGCGGCGATTGCCGGCACCTCGATCGCGGCGCGCACGCTGACGCGCTACGCCTCGGGGCAGATCATTGCCGATGGCGCTGAGGCGGAGGCCGTCGGCCCGCTGCCGGTGTCGGCGCTCGGCGCCGATCCTGCCGTCACCACCGGCCTGCGCCGCGCCGGCCTGAAGACCATCGGCGATGTCGCCTCGCGCGCGCCGCATGAGATCTCGGCGCGGTTCGGCGCTGATTTCACGACCTTGCTCGGCCACGCGCTCGGGCAGGGCGATGCCCCGATCAGCCCGCGCAAGCCGCTGCCCGATTACATCGTCGAGAAACGTTTCCCCGAGCCCATCGCGACCGACACCGTGATCGCGCTGACACTCTCAAGCCTCGCCAAGACGCTGGTTGCGGCGATGGACAAGCAGGGCAAGGGCGCGCGGCAGCTGGAAGCGAGCTTCTTCCGCACCGACGGCGCCGTGCGCGCGATCATGGTCGAGACCGGGCGTCCGGTGACGCGGCCGGAGATGATCGACCGCCTGTTCCGCGAGCGGCTCGATGCGCTCAACGATCCGCTCGATCCCGGCTTCGGCTTCGATCTCATCCGCCTCGCCGCAGGGCGTACCGAGATCGTGGTGCAGCAGCAGCGCGACCTCGACACCACCGTGCACGGCAATGACGAGATCTCGGCGCTGATCGACCGCATCGCCGCCCGCATCGGGGGCAAACGCGTCGTCGTGCATCTGCCGCTCGAGAGCCACATCCCCGAACGCGCTGCGCTCGTGCTGCCGGCGCAGCATCATCTGGCCGCGGCGAGCGCGGCCGCCTGGCCGGACCGCGTCGCCGGCGAGCCGCCGCTGCGACCGCTCAGGCTGTTCGAGCGGCCCGAGCCCATCAAGGTGCCGTTCGCGAGCGTGCCGGACGGTCCGCCGCACCAGTTCACCTGGCGGCGCGCCTTGCATGCGGTGGTGCGGGTCGAAGGCCCCGAGCGCATCGCGATGGAATGGTGGAAGCAGGACGGCGCGGCGCTGACGCGCGACTACTTCCGCGTCGAGGATGCCGAGGGCCAGCGCTTCTGGATCTTTCGCGACGGCCTCTACGAGAGCGAGCTGCGCGACGAGGCGGGCGAGCCGGTCCCGGCCAACTGGTATGTGCACGGGCTGTTCGCATGA